The Oncorhynchus nerka isolate Pitt River linkage group LG9a, Oner_Uvic_2.0, whole genome shotgun sequence genome has a segment encoding these proteins:
- the LOC115134759 gene encoding purine nucleoside phosphorylase-like has protein sequence MNISSSNPSSYKYEDYRETADWLLSHTEQRPKIAIICGSGLGGLADLLDNKTVFPYKNIPHFPNSTVQGHVSQLVFGELQGKQCVCMQGRFHFYEGYDIAMVTYPVRVFFLLGVETLIITNAAGGLNPNFKVGDIMLIKDHINMPGFAGHNPLCGHNDERFGVRFPCMSDAYDKDLSSLAKETAEEQSCSSFIQQGVYCMLAGPTFESIAECRALQKLGADAVGMSTVPEVVVARHCGLRVFGLSLITNKVVTDYNSQEKANHDEVLETTGMRTQDLQRMHHQQYLQTATTLVISAGI, from the exons ATGAACATTTCATCTTCGAACCCATCCAG TTACAAATATGAGGATTACAGGGAGACAGCTGATTGGTTGCTGTCTCACACTGAGCAGAGGCCTAAAATAGCCATCATCTGTGGTTCCGGCCTCGGTGGTCTTGCTGACCTGCTGGACAACAAGACTGTGTTTCCTTACAAGAACATCCCACACTTCCCCAACAGCACAG TACAAGGACATGTCAGTCAGCTGGTATTTGGGGAGCTGCAGGGGAAGCAGTGTGTCTGCATGCAGGGCCGCTTCCACTTCTACGAGGGCTATGACATTGCCATG GTGACGTACCCAGTCCGAGTGTTCTTCCTGCTGGGGGTGGAGACCTTGATCATTACCAATGCTGCTGGGGGGCTGAACCCCAACTTTAAAGTGGGTGACATCATGCTGATCAAGGATCACATCAACATGCCTGGCTTTGCAGGCCACAACCCACTGTGTGGTCACAACGATGAAAG GTTTGGAGTCCGTTTTCCCTGCATGTCAGACGCCTATGACAAAGACCTTTCTAGTCTGGCCAAAGAGACTGCTGAGGAGCAGAGCTGTTCCTCCTTCATCCAGCAAGGTGTGTACTGCATGCTGGCAGGTCCCACCTTTGAGAGCATCGCAGAATGCAGAGCTCTCCAGAAACTAGGCGCAGATGCTGTGG GTATGAGTACAGTCCCTGAGGTGGTGGTGGCCCGTCACTGTGGTCTCCGCGTCTTTGGCCTGTCTCTCATCACCAACAAGGTGGTCACAGACTACAATAGCCAGGAGAAGGCCAACCACGATGAGGTACTGGAGACCACAGGAATGCGTACTCAGGACCTACAGAGGATG CATCACCAGCAGTATCTGCAGACTGCAACCACCCTTGTAATCAGTGCTGGAATATGA